The Cotesia glomerata isolate CgM1 unplaced genomic scaffold, MPM_Cglom_v2.3 scaffold_13, whole genome shotgun sequence genome has a segment encoding these proteins:
- the LOC123273760 gene encoding secreted RxLR effector protein 161-like has translation MYLANGTRPDISFAVHYLAKKQLSATEDDWKDVKRMLRYLKGTVNLNLKYTGNSNELEAFSDASFRDNDDSTSSGGYIIRLFGDVIAWRSHKQNYVTLSTCQAEYLAMSDACQEIISLDKAIRYVIGRTLFPTIIWCDNKSADDCIKKDGSHKLKMFDNSVNEIRLELLEREKTGSKKHMAQTHGDFIKQCVNENRIRVCWISTKENLADILTKPLPAEPFRYLRDKLLD, from the coding sequence ATGTACTTAGCAAATGGAACTAGACCAGATATTTCTTTTGCTGTACATTACTTAGCTAAAAAACAACTAAGTGCTACCGAAGATGACTGGAAAGACGTAAAAAGAATGTTGAGATATTTAAAAGGTACAGTAAATTTAAACCTGAAATATACAGGTAACTCAAATGAATTAGAAGCTTTCTCAGATGCTAGTTTTAGAGATAATGATGACTCCACGTCATCAGGAGGATACATTATTAGATTGTTTGGTGACGTAATTGCTTGGAGAAGTCACAAACAAAATTACGTTACATTGTCAACTTGTCAAGCAGAATATTTGGCAATGAGTGATGCTTGTCAAGAGATAATATCTCTAGATAAAGCAATTAGGTATGTAATTGGAAGGACATTATTTCCTACTATTATTTGGTGTGATAACAAGTCAGCCGATGACTGTATTAAGAAGGATGGAAGTCATAAACTTAAGATGTTCGATAATAGCGTAAATGAAATTAGATTAGAATTACTAGAACGAGAGAAAACAGGTAGTAAAAAACACATGGCACAAACCCATGGTGATTTCATTAAACAATGTGTTAATGAAAATAGAATAAGAGTTTGTTGGATTtctacaaaagaaaatttggcTGACATACTAACTAAGCCATTACCTGCAGAACCTTTTAGATACTTAagagataaattattagattga
- the LOC123273749 gene encoding uncharacterized protein LOC123273749, which translates to MDVSLDVNVDQRTVESNSDSDQDNSTVTARMKKFLTKTRKLDDPEMSDEEFDDVTSRADEIPKISKTKPYYDDALTAKRRGINTKESWSSTEKTLVLKTFGHLIKLLKTPTTEVMT; encoded by the exons ATGGATGTCTCTCTAGATGTGAATGTGGACCAACGTACCGTAGAATCGAATTCTGATTCAGATCAAGACAATTCTACTGTTACGGCTCGtatgaaaaagtttttaacaaaaacaCGCAAGTTAGATGATCCTGAAATGTCAGATGAAGAGTTCGATGACGTAACTTCAAGGGCTGatgaaattccaaaaatttcaaaaacaaagccttattatgATGATGCATTAACCG CAAAACGCAGGGGAATAAATACGAAAGAATCATGGTCAAGCACGGAGAAGACGCTTGTTCTAAAAACATTTGGccatttaattaaacttttgaaaactCCGACTACAGAAGTCATGACGTAG